A window of Chlorocebus sabaeus isolate Y175 chromosome 14, mChlSab1.0.hap1, whole genome shotgun sequence contains these coding sequences:
- the DCTN1 gene encoding dynactin subunit 1 isoform X3 — protein MTGDTEEQQNLIFSPRLMEEIQFIAIVLISSLTLGIESSRPSALSPLRREGALATTRRFLMVLIGFPGTVRVRLACPRCPALCLIDVIPAAVGAQFSVRAGLREKSVHWIQNASGPPGQRVLGGPGRVWRRVGQPTRAGRAGPAPQGLGRRSSLGPELGAEPLTVQTPSGSRMSAEASARPLRVGSRVEVIGKGHRGTVAYVGATLFATGKWVGVILDEAKGKNDGTVQGRKYFTCDEGHGIFVRQSQIQVFEDGADTTSPETPDSSASKVLKREGTDTTAKTSKLRGLKPKKPTRPASTGVAGASSSLGPSGSASAGELSSSEPSTPAQTPLAAPIIPTPALTSPGAVPPLPSPSKEEEGLRAQVRDLEEKLETLRLKRAEDKAKLKELEKHKIQLEQVQEWKSKMQEQQADLQRRLKEARKEAKEALEAKERYMEEMADTADAIEMATLDKEMAEERAESLQQEVEALKERVDELTTDLEILKAEIEEKGSDGAASSYQLKQLEEQNARLKDALVRMRDLSSSEKQEHVKLQKLMEKKNQELEVVRQQRERLQEELSQAESTIDELKEQVDAALGAEEMVEMLTDRNLNLEEKVRELRETVGDLEAMNEMNDELQENARETELELREQLDMAGARVREAQKRVEAAQETVADYQQTIKKYRQLTAHLQDVNRELTNQQEASVERQQQPPPETFDFKIKFAETKAHAKAIEMELRQMEVAQANRHMSLLTAFMPDSFLRPGGDHDCVLVLLLMPRLICKAELIRKQAQEKFELSENCSERPGLRGAAGEQLSFAAGLVYSLSLLQATLHRYEHALSQCSVDVYKKVGSLYPEMSAHERSLDFLIELLHKDQLDETVNVEPLTKAIKYYQHLYSIHLAEQPEDCTMQLADHIKFTQSALDCMSVEVGRLRAFLQGGQEATDIALLLRDLETSCSDIRQFCKKIRRRMPGTDAPGIPAALAFGPQVSDTLLDCRKHLTWVVAVLQEVAAAAAQLIAPLAENEGLPVAALEELAFKASEQIYGTPSSSPYECLRQSCNILISTMNKLATAMQEGEYDAERPPSKPPPVELRAAALRAEITDAEGLGLKLEDRETVIKELKKSLKIKGEELSEANVRLSLLEKKLDSAAKDADERIEKVQTRLEETQALLRKKEKDFEETMDALQADIDQLEAEKTELKQRLNSQSKRTIEGLRSPPPSGIATLVSGIAGEEQQRGAVPGQAPGSVPGPGLVKDSPLLLQQISAMRLHISQLQHENNILKGAQMKASLASLPPLHVAKLSHEGPGSELPAGALYRKTSQLLETLNQLSTHTHVVDITRTSPATKSPSAQLMEQVAQLKSLSDTIEKLKDEVLKETVSQRPGATVPTDFATFPSSAFLRAKEEQQDDTVYMGKVTFSCAAGLGQRHRLVLTQEQLHQLHSRLIS, from the exons atGACAGGTGACACTGAGGAGCAGCAAAACTTAATTTTCTCCCCCAGGCTAATGGAGGAGATACAGTTTATCGCTATTGTTTTAATTAGCAGTTTAACACTTGGAATTGAGTCCTCCAGACCCTCTGCGCTTTCTCCCCTCCGCCGAGAGGGGGCGCTCGCTACGACACGCCGATTTCTTATGGTCCTAATCGGCTTCCCAGGCACAGTGCGCGTGCGCTTAGCCTGTCCCAGGTGTCCAGCTTTGTGCCTGATTGATGTAATCCCGGCTGCGGTCGGCGCGCAGTTTTCAGTCAGGGCGGGACTGCGGGAAAAGAGCGTTCACTGGATCCAGAACGCCTCTGGGCCTCCAGGCCAAAGGGTTCTGGGCGGTCCTGGAAGGGTCTGGCGGCGAGTCGGGCAGCCCACGAGGGCGGGGAGGGCGGGGCCGGCCCCGCAGGGTCTTGGGCGTCGGTCGTCTTTGGGGCCGGAGCTGGGCGCGGAGCCCCTGACAGTGCAG ACGCCCAGCGGCAGCAGGATGAGTGCAGAGGCAAGCGCCCGGCCTCTGCGGGTGGGCTCCCGTGTAGAAGTGATTGGAAAAGGCCACCGAGGCACTGTGGCCTATGTTGGAGCCACACTCTTTGCTACTGGCAAATGGGTAGGCGTGATTCTGGATGAAGCAAAGGGCAAAAATGATGGAACTGTTCAAGGAAGGAAGTACTTCACTTGTGATGAAGGGCATGGCATCTTTGTGCGCCAGTCCCAG ATCCAGGTATTTGAAGATGGAGCAGACACTACTTCCCCAGAGACACccgattcttctgcttcaaaaGTCCTCAAAAGAG AGGGAACTGATACAACTGCAAAGACTAGCAAACTG CGGGGACTGAAGCCTAAGAAG CCCACCCGCCCAGCCAGTACTGGGGTGGCTGGGGCCAGTAGCTCCCTGGGCCCCTCTGGCTCAGCGTCAGCAGGTGAGCTGAGCAGCAGTGAGCCCAGCACCCCGGCTCAGACTCCGCTGGCAGCACCCATCATCCCCACGCCGGCCCTCACCTCTCCTGGAGCAGTCCCCCCGCTTCCTTCCCCCTCCAAG gaggaggagggactaAGGGCTCAGGTGCGGGACCTGGAGGAAAAACTAGAGACCCTGAGACTGAAACGGGCAGAAGACAAAGCAAAGCTAAAAGAGCTGGAGAAACACAAAATCCAACTGGAGCAGGTGCAGGAATGGAAGAGCAAAATGCAGGAGCAGCAGGCCGACCTGCAGCGGCGCCTCAAGGAGGCGAGAAAG GAAGCCAAGGAGGCCCTGGAGGCAAAGGAACGTTATATGGAGGAGATGGCTGATACTGCTGATGCCATTGAGATGGCCACTTTGGACAAGGAGATGGCTGAAGAGCGGGCTGAGTCCCTGCAGCAGGAGGTGGAGGCACTGAAGGAGCGAGTGGACGAGCTCACCACTGACTTAGAGATCCTCAAGGCTGAGATTGAAGAGAAGG GCTCAGATGGCGCTGCATCCAGTTATCAGCTCAAGCAGCTTGAGGAGCAGAACGCCCGCCTGAAGGATGCCCTGGTGAG GATGCGGGATCTTTCTTCCTCAGAGAAGCAGGAGCATGTGAAGCTCCAGAAGCTCATGGAAAAGAAGAACCAAGAACTGGAAGTTGTGAGGCAGCAGCGGGAGCGTCTGCAGGAGGAGCTAAGCCAGGCAGAGAGCACCATTGATGAGCTCAAGGAGCAG GTGGATGCTGCTCTGGGTGCTGAGGAGATGGTGGAGATGCTGACAGATCGGAACCTGAATCTGGAAGAGAAAGTGCGCGAGTTGAGGGAGACTGTGGGAGACTTG GAAGCGATGAATGAGATGAACGACGAGCTGCAGGAGAATGCACGTGAGACAGAACTGGAGCTGCGGGAGCAGCTGGACATGGCGGGCGCGCGGGTTCGTGAGGCCCAGAAGCGTGTGGAGGCAGCCCAGGAGACGGTTGCAGACTACCAGCAGACCATTAAGAAGTACCGCCAGCTGACCGCCCATCTTCAG GATGTGAATCGGGAACTGACAAACCAACAGGAAGCATCTGTGGAGAGACAACAGCAGCCACCTCCGGAGACCTTTGACTTCAAAATCAAGTTTGCTGAGACTAAGGCCCATGCCAAG GCAATTGAGATGGAATTGAGGCAGATGGAGGTGGCCCAGGCCAACCGACACATGTCCCTGCTGACAGCCTTCATGCCTGACAGCTTCCTTCGGCCAGGTGGGGACCATGACTGCGTTCTGGTGCTGCTACTCATGCCTCGTCTCATTTGCAAG GCAGAGCTGATCCGGAAGCAGGCCCAGGAGAAGTTTGAACTAAGTGAGAACTGTTCAGAGCGGCCTGGGCTGCGAGGAGCTGCTGGGGAACAACTCAGCTTTGCTGCTGGACTGGTGTACTCGCTGAGCCTACTGCAGGCCACACTACACCGCTATGAGCA TGCCCTCTCTCAGTGCAGTGTGGATGTGTATAAGAAAGTGGGCAGCCTCTACCCTGAGATGAGTGCCCATGAGCGTTCATTGGATTTCCTCATTGAACTGCTGCACAAGGATCAGCTGGATGAGACTGTCAATGTGGAGCCTCTCACCAAGGCCATCAAGTACTATCAG CATCTGTACAGCATCCACCTTGCCGAACAGCCTGAGGACTGTACTATGCAGCTGGCTGACCACATTAAG TTCACGCAAAGTGCTCTGGACTGCATGAGTGTGGAGGTAGGACGGCTGCGTGCCTTCTTGCAG GGTGGGCAGGAGGCTACAGATATTGCCCTTCTGCTCCGGGATCTGGAAACTTCGTGCAGTGACATCCGCCAGTTCTGCAAGAAGATCCGAAGGCGAATGCCAGGGACAGATGCTCCTGGGATTCCAGCTGCACTGGCCTTTGGACCACAG GTATCTGACACGCTCCTAGACTGCAGGAAACACTTGACGTGGGTCGTGGCTGTGCTGCAGGAGGTGGCAGCTGCTGCTGCCCAGCTCATTGCCCCACTGGCGGAGAATGAGGGGCTACCTGTGGCTGCCCTGGAGGAACTGGCTTTCAAAGCAAGCGAGCAG ATCTATGGGACCCCTTCCAGCAGCCCCTATGAGTGTCTGCGCCAGTCATGCAACATCCTCATCAGTACTATGAACAAGCTGGCCACAGCCATGCAGGAGGGGGAGTATGATGCAGAGCGGCCCCCCAGCAAG CCTCCACCAGTTGAGTTGCGGGCTGCCGCCCTTCGTGCAGAGATCACAGATGCTGAAGGACTGGGTTTGAAGCTTGAAGATCGAGAGACAGTGATTAAGGAGTTGAAGAAGTCACTCAAGATTAAG GGAGAGGAGCTAAGTGAGGCCAATGTGCGGCTGAGCCTCCTGGAGAAGAAGTTGGACAGTGCTGCCAAGGATGCAGATGAGCGTATCGAGAAAGTCCAGACTCGGCTGGAGGAGACCCAGGCACTGCTGCGGAAGAAGGAGAA AGATTTTGAGGAGACAATGGATGCACTCCAGGCTGACATCGACCAGCTGGAGGCAGAGAAGACAGAACTAAAGCAACGGCTGAACAGCCAGTCTAAGCGCACAATTGAGGGGCTCCGGAGCCCTCCTCCTTCAGGCATTGCTACTCTGGTCTCTGGCATTGCTGGTG AAGAACAACAGCGAG GAGCTGTCCCTGGACAGGCTCCAGGGTctgtgccaggcccagggctggTGAAGGACTCACCACTGCTGCTTCAGCAGATCTCTGCCATGAGGCTGCACATCTCCCAGCTCCAGCATGAGAATAACATCCTCAAG GGAGCCCAGATGAAGGCATCCTTGGCATCCCTGCCCCCTCTGCATGTTGCAAAGCTATCCCATGAGGGCCCTGGCAGTGAGTTGCCAGCTGGAGCGCTGTATCGTAAGACCAGCCAGCTGCTGGAGACGTTGAATCAgttgagcacacacacacatgttgtAGACATCACTCGCACTAGCCCTG CTACCAAGAGTCCATCAGCCCAACTTATGGAGCAAGTGGCTCAGCTTAAGTCCCTGAGTGACACCATTGAGAAGCTCAAG GATGAGGTCCTCAAGGAGACAGTATCTCAGCGCCCTGGAGCCACAGTACCCACTGACTTTGCCACCTTCCCTTCATCAGCCTTCCTCAGG GCCAAGGAGGAGCAGCAGGATGACACAGTCTACATGGGCAAAGTGACCTTCTCCTGTGCGGCTGGTCTTGGACAGCGACACCGGCTGGTGCTGACCCAGGAGCAGCTGCACCAGCTTCACAGTCGCCTCATCTCCTAA
- the DCTN1 gene encoding dynactin subunit 1 isoform X4 encodes MTGDTEEQQNLIFSPRLMEEIQFIAIVLISSLTLGIESSRPSALSPLRREGALATTRRFLMVLIGFPGTVRVRLACPRCPALCLIDVIPAAVGAQFSVRAGLREKSVHWIQNASGPPGQRVLGGPGRVWRRVGQPTRAGRAGPAPQGLGRRSSLGPELGAEPLTVQTPSGSRMSAEASARPLRVGSRVEVIGKGHRGTVAYVGATLFATGKWVGVILDEAKGKNDGTVQGRKYFTCDEGHGIFVRQSQIQVFEDGADTTSPETPDSSASKVLKREGTDTTAKTSKLPTRPASTGVAGASSSLGPSGSASAGELSSSEPSTPAQTPLAAPIIPTPALTSPGAVPPLPSPSKEEEGLRAQVRDLEEKLETLRLKRAEDKAKLKELEKHKIQLEQVQEWKSKMQEQQADLQRRLKEARKEAKEALEAKERYMEEMADTADAIEMATLDKEMAEERAESLQQEVEALKERVDELTTDLEILKAEIEEKGSDGAASSYQLKQLEEQNARLKDALVRMRDLSSSEKQEHVKLQKLMEKKNQELEVVRQQRERLQEELSQAESTIDELKEQVDAALGAEEMVEMLTDRNLNLEEKVRELRETVGDLEAMNEMNDELQENARETELELREQLDMAGARVREAQKRVEAAQETVADYQQTIKKYRQLTAHLQDVNRELTNQQEASVERQQQPPPETFDFKIKFAETKAHAKAIEMELRQMEVAQANRHMSLLTAFMPDSFLRPGGDHDCVLVLLLMPRLICKAELIRKQAQEKFELSENCSERPGLRGAAGEQLSFAAGLVYSLSLLQATLHRYEHALSQCSVDVYKKVGSLYPEMSAHERSLDFLIELLHKDQLDETVNVEPLTKAIKYYQHLYSIHLAEQPEDCTMQLADHIKFTQSALDCMSVEVGRLRAFLQGGQEATDIALLLRDLETSCSDIRQFCKKIRRRMPGTDAPGIPAALAFGPQVSDTLLDCRKHLTWVVAVLQEVAAAAAQLIAPLAENEGLPVAALEELAFKASEQIYGTPSSSPYECLRQSCNILISTMNKLATAMQEGEYDAERPPSKPPPVELRAAALRAEITDAEGLGLKLEDRETVIKELKKSLKIKGEELSEANVRLSLLEKKLDSAAKDADERIEKVQTRLEETQALLRKKEKDFEETMDALQADIDQLEAEKTELKQRLNSQSKRTIEGLRSPPPSGIATLVSGIAGEEQQRGAVPGQAPGSVPGPGLVKDSPLLLQQISAMRLHISQLQHENNILKGAQMKASLASLPPLHVAKLSHEGPGSELPAGALYRKTSQLLETLNQLSTHTHVVDITRTSPATKSPSAQLMEQVAQLKSLSDTIEKLKDEVLKETVSQRPGATVPTDFATFPSSAFLRAKEEQQDDTVYMGKVTFSCAAGLGQRHRLVLTQEQLHQLHSRLIS; translated from the exons atGACAGGTGACACTGAGGAGCAGCAAAACTTAATTTTCTCCCCCAGGCTAATGGAGGAGATACAGTTTATCGCTATTGTTTTAATTAGCAGTTTAACACTTGGAATTGAGTCCTCCAGACCCTCTGCGCTTTCTCCCCTCCGCCGAGAGGGGGCGCTCGCTACGACACGCCGATTTCTTATGGTCCTAATCGGCTTCCCAGGCACAGTGCGCGTGCGCTTAGCCTGTCCCAGGTGTCCAGCTTTGTGCCTGATTGATGTAATCCCGGCTGCGGTCGGCGCGCAGTTTTCAGTCAGGGCGGGACTGCGGGAAAAGAGCGTTCACTGGATCCAGAACGCCTCTGGGCCTCCAGGCCAAAGGGTTCTGGGCGGTCCTGGAAGGGTCTGGCGGCGAGTCGGGCAGCCCACGAGGGCGGGGAGGGCGGGGCCGGCCCCGCAGGGTCTTGGGCGTCGGTCGTCTTTGGGGCCGGAGCTGGGCGCGGAGCCCCTGACAGTGCAG ACGCCCAGCGGCAGCAGGATGAGTGCAGAGGCAAGCGCCCGGCCTCTGCGGGTGGGCTCCCGTGTAGAAGTGATTGGAAAAGGCCACCGAGGCACTGTGGCCTATGTTGGAGCCACACTCTTTGCTACTGGCAAATGGGTAGGCGTGATTCTGGATGAAGCAAAGGGCAAAAATGATGGAACTGTTCAAGGAAGGAAGTACTTCACTTGTGATGAAGGGCATGGCATCTTTGTGCGCCAGTCCCAG ATCCAGGTATTTGAAGATGGAGCAGACACTACTTCCCCAGAGACACccgattcttctgcttcaaaaGTCCTCAAAAGAG AGGGAACTGATACAACTGCAAAGACTAGCAAACTG CCCACCCGCCCAGCCAGTACTGGGGTGGCTGGGGCCAGTAGCTCCCTGGGCCCCTCTGGCTCAGCGTCAGCAGGTGAGCTGAGCAGCAGTGAGCCCAGCACCCCGGCTCAGACTCCGCTGGCAGCACCCATCATCCCCACGCCGGCCCTCACCTCTCCTGGAGCAGTCCCCCCGCTTCCTTCCCCCTCCAAG gaggaggagggactaAGGGCTCAGGTGCGGGACCTGGAGGAAAAACTAGAGACCCTGAGACTGAAACGGGCAGAAGACAAAGCAAAGCTAAAAGAGCTGGAGAAACACAAAATCCAACTGGAGCAGGTGCAGGAATGGAAGAGCAAAATGCAGGAGCAGCAGGCCGACCTGCAGCGGCGCCTCAAGGAGGCGAGAAAG GAAGCCAAGGAGGCCCTGGAGGCAAAGGAACGTTATATGGAGGAGATGGCTGATACTGCTGATGCCATTGAGATGGCCACTTTGGACAAGGAGATGGCTGAAGAGCGGGCTGAGTCCCTGCAGCAGGAGGTGGAGGCACTGAAGGAGCGAGTGGACGAGCTCACCACTGACTTAGAGATCCTCAAGGCTGAGATTGAAGAGAAGG GCTCAGATGGCGCTGCATCCAGTTATCAGCTCAAGCAGCTTGAGGAGCAGAACGCCCGCCTGAAGGATGCCCTGGTGAG GATGCGGGATCTTTCTTCCTCAGAGAAGCAGGAGCATGTGAAGCTCCAGAAGCTCATGGAAAAGAAGAACCAAGAACTGGAAGTTGTGAGGCAGCAGCGGGAGCGTCTGCAGGAGGAGCTAAGCCAGGCAGAGAGCACCATTGATGAGCTCAAGGAGCAG GTGGATGCTGCTCTGGGTGCTGAGGAGATGGTGGAGATGCTGACAGATCGGAACCTGAATCTGGAAGAGAAAGTGCGCGAGTTGAGGGAGACTGTGGGAGACTTG GAAGCGATGAATGAGATGAACGACGAGCTGCAGGAGAATGCACGTGAGACAGAACTGGAGCTGCGGGAGCAGCTGGACATGGCGGGCGCGCGGGTTCGTGAGGCCCAGAAGCGTGTGGAGGCAGCCCAGGAGACGGTTGCAGACTACCAGCAGACCATTAAGAAGTACCGCCAGCTGACCGCCCATCTTCAG GATGTGAATCGGGAACTGACAAACCAACAGGAAGCATCTGTGGAGAGACAACAGCAGCCACCTCCGGAGACCTTTGACTTCAAAATCAAGTTTGCTGAGACTAAGGCCCATGCCAAG GCAATTGAGATGGAATTGAGGCAGATGGAGGTGGCCCAGGCCAACCGACACATGTCCCTGCTGACAGCCTTCATGCCTGACAGCTTCCTTCGGCCAGGTGGGGACCATGACTGCGTTCTGGTGCTGCTACTCATGCCTCGTCTCATTTGCAAG GCAGAGCTGATCCGGAAGCAGGCCCAGGAGAAGTTTGAACTAAGTGAGAACTGTTCAGAGCGGCCTGGGCTGCGAGGAGCTGCTGGGGAACAACTCAGCTTTGCTGCTGGACTGGTGTACTCGCTGAGCCTACTGCAGGCCACACTACACCGCTATGAGCA TGCCCTCTCTCAGTGCAGTGTGGATGTGTATAAGAAAGTGGGCAGCCTCTACCCTGAGATGAGTGCCCATGAGCGTTCATTGGATTTCCTCATTGAACTGCTGCACAAGGATCAGCTGGATGAGACTGTCAATGTGGAGCCTCTCACCAAGGCCATCAAGTACTATCAG CATCTGTACAGCATCCACCTTGCCGAACAGCCTGAGGACTGTACTATGCAGCTGGCTGACCACATTAAG TTCACGCAAAGTGCTCTGGACTGCATGAGTGTGGAGGTAGGACGGCTGCGTGCCTTCTTGCAG GGTGGGCAGGAGGCTACAGATATTGCCCTTCTGCTCCGGGATCTGGAAACTTCGTGCAGTGACATCCGCCAGTTCTGCAAGAAGATCCGAAGGCGAATGCCAGGGACAGATGCTCCTGGGATTCCAGCTGCACTGGCCTTTGGACCACAG GTATCTGACACGCTCCTAGACTGCAGGAAACACTTGACGTGGGTCGTGGCTGTGCTGCAGGAGGTGGCAGCTGCTGCTGCCCAGCTCATTGCCCCACTGGCGGAGAATGAGGGGCTACCTGTGGCTGCCCTGGAGGAACTGGCTTTCAAAGCAAGCGAGCAG ATCTATGGGACCCCTTCCAGCAGCCCCTATGAGTGTCTGCGCCAGTCATGCAACATCCTCATCAGTACTATGAACAAGCTGGCCACAGCCATGCAGGAGGGGGAGTATGATGCAGAGCGGCCCCCCAGCAAG CCTCCACCAGTTGAGTTGCGGGCTGCCGCCCTTCGTGCAGAGATCACAGATGCTGAAGGACTGGGTTTGAAGCTTGAAGATCGAGAGACAGTGATTAAGGAGTTGAAGAAGTCACTCAAGATTAAG GGAGAGGAGCTAAGTGAGGCCAATGTGCGGCTGAGCCTCCTGGAGAAGAAGTTGGACAGTGCTGCCAAGGATGCAGATGAGCGTATCGAGAAAGTCCAGACTCGGCTGGAGGAGACCCAGGCACTGCTGCGGAAGAAGGAGAA AGATTTTGAGGAGACAATGGATGCACTCCAGGCTGACATCGACCAGCTGGAGGCAGAGAAGACAGAACTAAAGCAACGGCTGAACAGCCAGTCTAAGCGCACAATTGAGGGGCTCCGGAGCCCTCCTCCTTCAGGCATTGCTACTCTGGTCTCTGGCATTGCTGGTG AAGAACAACAGCGAG GAGCTGTCCCTGGACAGGCTCCAGGGTctgtgccaggcccagggctggTGAAGGACTCACCACTGCTGCTTCAGCAGATCTCTGCCATGAGGCTGCACATCTCCCAGCTCCAGCATGAGAATAACATCCTCAAG GGAGCCCAGATGAAGGCATCCTTGGCATCCCTGCCCCCTCTGCATGTTGCAAAGCTATCCCATGAGGGCCCTGGCAGTGAGTTGCCAGCTGGAGCGCTGTATCGTAAGACCAGCCAGCTGCTGGAGACGTTGAATCAgttgagcacacacacacatgttgtAGACATCACTCGCACTAGCCCTG CTACCAAGAGTCCATCAGCCCAACTTATGGAGCAAGTGGCTCAGCTTAAGTCCCTGAGTGACACCATTGAGAAGCTCAAG GATGAGGTCCTCAAGGAGACAGTATCTCAGCGCCCTGGAGCCACAGTACCCACTGACTTTGCCACCTTCCCTTCATCAGCCTTCCTCAGG GCCAAGGAGGAGCAGCAGGATGACACAGTCTACATGGGCAAAGTGACCTTCTCCTGTGCGGCTGGTCTTGGACAGCGACACCGGCTGGTGCTGACCCAGGAGCAGCTGCACCAGCTTCACAGTCGCCTCATCTCCTAA